Proteins from a genomic interval of Desulfurobacterium sp. TC5-1:
- a CDS encoding L-lactate permease, protein MDFFFAVSPILLVLIGMLFFSRSGVFMSVAGWIFAGLVAWLYFKTPLSVVIGASIYGIVKAFAITFAVAFTMLMIFIMKETGALSEVVKTVRSITTNKVEQTLFIGMGFGSLATSLGVVTPALFPPVFVALGFTPLAAVAISILCYDPLTSFALLSIPITLPARVVWGPFNIKPPGIANLEQFIWVFTQKITIFLPVVSVCFALMMLYFVGKWEAVKKNFIPAVVSGLVLSLSALAMAYTKVVPVEVIGVLSGFFTMIVIYFMFRKSEKTETKLDSAFLKAISPWLFLFIFSLITNYPPVKRFLANLPGKVEVLPIIGGKVIDLNIFAHVYFWILVATIVSLPLLNPTKEQLSNAFKTWKQRVSGPFIAYSLFFAVAFIMAWSGMEIVNGKLTAGANFKAMNMDIIIGTTLAHIFGKFYPLVSPFLGLLGAFVGGSETASNVLFAKIQYSAIVATVGATAFMPAYGAHAVGGGIASAITPSKITNAAALVGLKGKDESSLLKTMIIPVLAMTLFVGIMLQIIVSTM, encoded by the coding sequence ATGGACTTCTTCTTTGCGGTAAGCCCAATTCTCCTCGTTCTTATCGGAATGCTTTTTTTCTCCCGATCGGGCGTCTTCATGTCGGTGGCCGGCTGGATTTTTGCAGGTCTTGTAGCGTGGCTCTATTTCAAAACACCCCTTTCTGTCGTTATAGGCGCAAGTATTTATGGAATTGTCAAAGCCTTTGCAATCACCTTTGCAGTAGCCTTTACAATGCTAATGATCTTCATAATGAAAGAGACTGGCGCTCTTTCTGAAGTCGTCAAAACAGTTCGTTCTATCACGACAAACAAAGTAGAACAGACACTGTTCATAGGAATGGGATTCGGTTCTTTAGCAACATCTCTTGGTGTGGTAACGCCAGCTCTATTCCCTCCTGTATTTGTGGCTCTTGGATTTACGCCTCTTGCTGCTGTTGCCATATCAATCCTATGCTACGATCCTCTCACATCCTTTGCACTTTTATCTATCCCTATCACCCTCCCGGCAAGGGTCGTGTGGGGACCTTTTAACATAAAACCACCGGGAATAGCGAACCTTGAACAATTTATCTGGGTATTTACGCAGAAAATAACAATCTTTTTACCCGTAGTATCTGTCTGTTTTGCCCTTATGATGCTCTACTTTGTAGGAAAGTGGGAAGCTGTAAAGAAAAATTTCATCCCGGCTGTCGTTTCCGGATTGGTACTTTCACTTTCAGCTCTGGCAATGGCATACACAAAGGTTGTTCCCGTTGAAGTTATAGGTGTTCTTTCCGGCTTTTTCACGATGATAGTTATCTACTTCATGTTCAGGAAGAGTGAAAAGACAGAAACAAAACTTGACAGTGCTTTCTTAAAAGCCATATCTCCATGGCTGTTTTTATTCATATTTTCTCTTATAACCAACTATCCACCTGTAAAAAGGTTCCTGGCCAATCTTCCAGGAAAGGTAGAAGTTCTTCCAATAATAGGTGGAAAAGTTATAGACCTGAACATATTCGCCCATGTTTACTTCTGGATACTCGTTGCGACTATTGTTTCGTTACCTCTCCTTAACCCGACAAAGGAACAGCTATCAAACGCCTTTAAAACATGGAAACAGAGAGTGAGCGGTCCCTTCATTGCCTATTCTCTATTCTTCGCAGTCGCATTTATAATGGCTTGGTCTGGAATGGAGATCGTAAACGGAAAGCTAACAGCGGGAGCTAATTTTAAGGCAATGAACATGGACATAATCATCGGAACTACTCTTGCCCATATATTTGGAAAATTCTACCCATTGGTATCACCTTTCTTAGGACTTTTAGGCGCATTCGTAGGCGGAAGTGAAACGGCATCAAACGTTCTCTTCGCAAAGATACAGTACAGTGCAATTGTAGCAACAGTGGGTGCTACCGCCTTCATGCCAGCGTACGGTGCACACGCAGTCGGCGGTGGAATCGCAAGTGCAATAACACCATCTAAAATCACAAACGCTGCCGCTCTTGTCGGACTGAAAGGAAAGGATGAAAGTAGCCTTTTAAAAACCATGATAATTCCTGTTTTAGCGATGACACTGTTTGTTGGTATTATGCTGCAGATAATCGTCTCAACAATGTAA
- a CDS encoding bis-aminopropyl spermidine synthase family protein codes for MEFLTRVAQEAEKNTQVPAYPVSVEKVLKAVIATGDFWKIVDLCDEPLPLVAEILKILNREGMLAFEGSQILLTEKGADFVKRTGIEPFVSHRCSCCNGRGVVIDGELKEAFEKFVEIQKNRPPAIHCYDQGYVTPENSFARVALADDRGDLRGKKVCVLGDDDLMSIALALTGLPEKVTILEIDERLIKFIKEVSDEYGLNIDARVHDLRQPLPDDVVGAYDTFFCDPPETVEAIKAFVGRGVATLKSERCAGYFGVTRRESSLDKWRKIQKVLLDMGLVITDLLHNFNEYVNWDYYEEMRGWQLTPVKEPPKEIWYKSTQFRVETVRGFKGFNEPIVGDIYNDAESSTT; via the coding sequence ATGGAATTCTTGACCAGGGTTGCCCAGGAGGCGGAGAAGAACACACAGGTTCCGGCTTATCCCGTTTCTGTTGAAAAGGTGCTTAAAGCTGTCATTGCAACCGGTGATTTTTGGAAGATAGTGGACCTTTGTGACGAACCGCTTCCACTTGTAGCAGAAATTTTGAAGATCCTTAACAGAGAAGGCATGCTTGCTTTTGAAGGGAGCCAGATTCTATTAACAGAAAAGGGCGCAGATTTTGTAAAGAGAACAGGAATAGAACCGTTCGTTTCCCACAGATGTTCCTGCTGTAACGGAAGGGGTGTTGTTATTGATGGTGAATTGAAAGAGGCTTTTGAAAAGTTTGTTGAAATTCAAAAAAATAGACCACCGGCCATTCACTGTTACGATCAGGGTTATGTTACACCTGAAAACTCCTTTGCAAGAGTAGCTCTTGCCGATGACAGGGGGGATTTGAGAGGAAAAAAGGTTTGTGTTCTTGGTGACGACGACCTCATGAGTATTGCTCTTGCCCTTACAGGACTTCCTGAAAAAGTTACTATCCTTGAGATCGACGAAAGGCTTATAAAGTTTATCAAAGAGGTTTCTGATGAGTATGGACTCAATATTGATGCGAGAGTTCACGATTTGAGACAGCCTCTTCCTGACGATGTTGTAGGTGCTTACGATACGTTCTTTTGTGATCCCCCTGAAACGGTAGAGGCGATTAAGGCCTTTGTTGGAAGAGGTGTTGCAACTCTTAAATCTGAAAGGTGTGCTGGTTACTTTGGTGTAACGAGAAGAGAGTCCTCTCTTGACAAGTGGAGAAAGATTCAGAAGGTTCTCCTTGATATGGGACTTGTTATAACGGATCTTCTCCACAACTTTAACGAGTATGTTAACTGGGATTACTACGAAGAGATGAGAGGATGGCAGCTTACGCCTGTAAAAGAGCCACCAAAGGAGATATGGTACAAATCAACCCAGTTTAGAGTGGAAACGGTGAGAGGATTTAAAGGTTTTAACGAGCCAATTGTTGGTGATATTTACAATGATGCAGAAAGTTCAACTACCTGA
- the speE gene encoding polyamine aminopropyltransferase yields the protein MLRFTEMFNGAGFSVDVYGARKYSTPFQEIMLLETEAFGKILVLDGAVQTTDRDEFIYHEMIVHVPLFTLGRKPEKVLVIGGGDGGTVREVLKHDPDHIDMVEIDREVVELCKKEFPEISSGLSDERVSIYYEDGREFVKGKENEYDVIVVDCSDPAGPSAVLFSKEFYEDVKKALKDDGVFVTQSESPFAQKKEFVMVVSNLTKVFSTVRPYLAFIPSYPSGMWSFTFASNGKDPLTISPEELSERMKDVVRRTKKKFKYYNLEIHYGAFAIPNFVIDEFKK from the coding sequence ATGTTAAGGTTTACAGAGATGTTTAACGGTGCTGGTTTTTCTGTTGACGTTTATGGTGCCCGTAAATACAGTACGCCGTTTCAGGAAATAATGCTCCTTGAGACTGAGGCCTTTGGGAAGATTTTAGTTCTTGATGGTGCTGTTCAAACTACTGACAGGGATGAGTTTATCTATCATGAAATGATAGTTCATGTTCCGCTTTTCACCCTTGGAAGGAAACCGGAAAAGGTGCTTGTTATCGGTGGAGGTGATGGTGGAACAGTTAGAGAAGTACTGAAGCATGATCCTGACCATATTGATATGGTTGAAATAGATAGAGAGGTTGTTGAGCTTTGTAAAAAAGAGTTTCCGGAAATCTCTTCTGGCCTTTCTGATGAGAGAGTTTCTATCTACTACGAGGATGGGAGAGAGTTTGTTAAAGGGAAAGAGAATGAATACGATGTGATCGTAGTTGACTGTTCGGATCCTGCTGGCCCTTCTGCTGTTCTGTTTTCAAAGGAATTTTACGAGGATGTTAAAAAGGCACTGAAAGACGATGGCGTTTTTGTTACTCAGTCAGAATCACCTTTTGCTCAGAAAAAAGAGTTTGTAATGGTCGTTTCAAATCTTACAAAGGTCTTTTCAACGGTCAGACCTTATCTTGCTTTTATTCCTTCTTACCCTTCCGGTATGTGGAGTTTTACATTTGCGTCAAACGGTAAAGATCCTCTTACAATTTCACCGGAGGAGTTATCTGAAAGGATGAAAGATGTTGTAAGAAGAACGAAGAAAAAATTTAAATATTACAACCTTGAGATCCACTACGGTGCTTTTGCGATTCCTAACTTTGTAATAGATGAATTTAAGAAATAG
- the speB gene encoding agmatinase: MKFIGAKDSGKVTIFGVPYDGTTCFRPGTRFGPDGVRFFSENLETYSPILKRDLVDVEFTDVGNVEVSASPERMVKEVEVFADRLEIPVMIGGEHSVTYPVVRSLKKSYNNLTIVHFDAHADLRDEYSGTRFSHACVMRRILELGCRIIQIGVRSGTKEEFDLIDENPLIERIDIKRLPERLREESFVYFTVDIDYFDPAFAPGTGTPEPCGGNPVEFFEILYNLPPVKVAGFDVVEVSPPYDPSGITQMLAAKIIREMILKFWGGE; this comes from the coding sequence ATGAAATTTATCGGTGCTAAGGATTCAGGAAAGGTTACTATTTTTGGTGTTCCCTACGATGGCACTACCTGTTTCAGGCCCGGAACCAGGTTCGGTCCCGATGGCGTTCGGTTTTTTTCGGAGAACTTAGAGACTTATAGTCCTATTTTGAAAAGAGACCTTGTCGATGTTGAGTTTACCGATGTGGGAAACGTGGAAGTTTCCGCTTCACCTGAGAGAATGGTGAAGGAGGTGGAAGTTTTTGCTGATAGACTTGAGATTCCAGTGATGATAGGCGGTGAACACTCTGTTACATATCCTGTTGTTAGGTCTCTTAAAAAAAGTTATAATAACCTAACAATAGTCCATTTTGATGCCCATGCCGACTTGAGGGATGAGTATTCTGGGACGAGGTTTTCTCATGCATGTGTTATGAGGAGAATTCTTGAGCTCGGGTGCAGGATAATTCAGATAGGAGTAAGGAGCGGTACAAAGGAGGAGTTTGACCTGATAGATGAAAATCCTCTAATAGAAAGAATCGATATTAAAAGATTGCCCGAGCGTTTAAGAGAGGAAAGTTTTGTCTATTTTACGGTTGACATAGATTACTTTGATCCGGCTTTTGCACCTGGTACGGGGACGCCTGAGCCCTGTGGGGGAAATCCCGTTGAATTTTTCGAGATTCTCTATAATTTACCACCTGTAAAAGTTGCCGGATTTGATGTTGTTGAAGTATCTCCCCCCTATGACCCCTCAGGCATTACACAGATGCTGGCTGCGAAGATAATCAGGGAGATGATTTTAAAGTTTTGGGGAGGTGAGTGA
- a CDS encoding septum site-determining protein MinC, with the protein MDYKIRGTNILGIEVIVTKENWNIEELKKFLIEKKAILKRTRLIITFDDIIPEEKEIKEVANFCSQLPEVFFSGFKTNKKETRDLCVSAGFPCDMSKLELEKQTERASTEEIKFIKKTVRSGEKVSSSGDIAILGDVNPGAEVEAGGNVYIFGSLRGLVKAGIGKKECEVRALFVQTPRMEICGREKIFERNEKFLNFRLIYKNDKIKVLAMERSKNGR; encoded by the coding sequence ATGGATTATAAAATCAGGGGAACCAATATTTTAGGAATCGAAGTAATCGTAACAAAGGAAAACTGGAATATTGAAGAACTTAAGAAGTTCCTTATTGAAAAAAAAGCCATCTTAAAAAGAACAAGACTAATAATAACTTTTGATGATATTATACCGGAAGAGAAGGAAATAAAAGAAGTAGCCAATTTCTGTTCCCAACTACCGGAAGTGTTTTTCTCCGGCTTTAAAACAAACAAAAAGGAAACCCGGGATCTATGTGTATCAGCCGGATTTCCCTGCGACATGTCAAAACTTGAACTTGAAAAGCAGACAGAAAGAGCTTCAACGGAAGAGATAAAGTTCATAAAGAAGACCGTCCGTTCCGGCGAAAAGGTTTCATCCTCAGGAGACATAGCAATACTCGGAGATGTAAATCCGGGAGCAGAAGTTGAAGCCGGAGGAAACGTATATATATTTGGAAGCTTAAGAGGACTGGTTAAGGCCGGTATCGGGAAAAAAGAGTGTGAAGTAAGAGCACTGTTTGTTCAAACGCCAAGAATGGAAATTTGTGGAAGAGAAAAAATTTTTGAAAGAAATGAAAAATTTTTAAATTTCCGATTAATATATAAAAATGATAAAATCAAAGTACTCGCGATGGAGAGGAGTAAAAATGGCCGATAA
- the minD gene encoding septum site-determining protein MinD, whose protein sequence is MADKVFCITSGKGGVGKSTVTGNLATALAMKGYKVVAIDADIGLRNLDLILGLENRIVYDIVHVIEGVCPPEKALVKDKRTKNLFLLPAAQTKDKSAVKPEDLVRIVESLREKYDFIFIDSPAGIEEGFKTAVAPADAILVVTNPEMASIRDADRVTGLCEAMGKPEPKLIVNRLDPAKVKNGDMLDAEDVVQILGLELIGIVPEDKNMVACINRGEPAVLVKESIAGKALRNIAERILGKEVPFLKLEADNGFLSKFRKLFGGS, encoded by the coding sequence ATGGCCGATAAAGTTTTCTGCATAACTTCGGGGAAGGGTGGTGTTGGAAAAAGTACCGTAACTGGCAACTTGGCAACAGCACTGGCAATGAAGGGTTACAAAGTTGTAGCCATAGATGCAGATATAGGACTAAGAAACCTTGATTTAATTTTAGGACTTGAAAACAGAATTGTTTATGACATAGTCCATGTTATAGAAGGGGTATGCCCGCCGGAGAAAGCACTCGTAAAAGATAAAAGAACAAAAAACCTTTTCCTGCTTCCGGCAGCACAGACAAAAGATAAAAGTGCCGTTAAACCCGAAGATTTAGTTAGAATAGTTGAATCCCTCAGAGAAAAGTACGACTTTATTTTCATAGATTCCCCTGCAGGAATAGAGGAAGGTTTTAAAACGGCCGTTGCACCTGCCGATGCGATACTCGTTGTAACAAATCCCGAAATGGCGTCTATAAGGGATGCTGACAGAGTCACAGGACTTTGTGAAGCAATGGGAAAACCGGAACCCAAACTTATCGTTAACAGACTCGATCCGGCAAAAGTAAAAAACGGAGACATGTTAGATGCCGAAGATGTTGTTCAAATATTGGGTCTTGAGTTAATAGGCATAGTACCGGAAGATAAAAACATGGTTGCCTGTATAAACAGAGGCGAACCTGCCGTTCTTGTAAAGGAATCTATTGCAGGAAAAGCTCTGAGGAACATCGCCGAAAGAATACTTGGAAAAGAAGTTCCCTTTCTCAAACTTGAAGCAGATAACGGATTTTTATCAAAATTCAGAAAATTATTTGGCGGGAGCTGA
- a CDS encoding cell division topological specificity factor MinE encodes MGFWPFNKKPSKDVAKQRLQVILKYDRAGLPPNAVDAIKNAILNALKDFPFVDVSGIKINFPQDDREEKIELEIPVKTER; translated from the coding sequence ATGGGATTCTGGCCTTTCAATAAAAAACCAAGTAAAGACGTAGCAAAACAACGACTTCAGGTAATCCTAAAATACGACAGAGCGGGGCTACCACCCAACGCTGTTGATGCGATTAAAAATGCTATTCTTAACGCCCTGAAAGATTTTCCTTTCGTTGACGTATCAGGAATAAAAATAAACTTCCCGCAGGACGATAGAGAAGAAAAAATTGAACTCGAAATTCCTGTAAAAACGGAACGATAA